The genomic region ACCAAGGAAGCAAGACACATAAGAGGCATAACATATCACTTTCTCAATTCATCTTATAGTATACAGACACATGTGTACACATTCCCCTGAAATTCACATTCCAAAAATTACACAATTTTGGTGAtccagtacacatgtgtacacctACTCCTATATAACTCAACCAACAAACGATCCTAAAATCACTTAAAAACATGGCACAACCCCTCATTGTGTTTAATCATTCCctttatacaacatattaaacaAACAGAACATATATCATCCTAGTTTACCACTATGTACACAGGTGTACATCACGGATTAAACAAATTATCAGCTGAATTGCCAAAAACATGCACAGGTGTACTGATCGATTATATGTTATCTAAAACAACCCACCATACCAACAATCTAATAAAAAAAGAACAACATCACAACATTCAAGCCCTAATTCTGATTACCTCCTTCAACGTAATCTAATTCATAATCGATTAAATCCTTCTAAAAATCATACCATTGTACATAAGATTTGTAACTAAACAACTCTCATAACAAAACATTCAAGACCCTAATTCCGATTGGTCTTCTTACTTCATTAATAAAAAGAACTGAACATACAACTAGTTTCTTAAGCATATAAAGATGAAGAATTTCAATGTGTACCTTTGATTGTTGAAGAAGACGCTGATTTATCCGGCGATTAGAAAAGGTCTGACGCTATTCTTGGGGTTTTCTTTGCCATCGTCGTTGGAATATAGAGAGAAAGGGGGAGAGATTTTGTTATAAATGAGATATCAAAAGATTTCataaacaaaattatagataattacgGGATTTAATCTCTCATTATGGAAATAATATTGTTTCCAGATTTTAAATAAGTAATAAATCTATTTACCCTTTTACCCTTTTGattttaataaaacaataaaagttaaccTATTAATTACAATCATGCCACCCATTTAAATCATCAAGATCATATTAATCAACggtccagatcagttcacgcagttcacgcataggattttgttcacgtttgaacctaatcccaTAATCATATACGGCCAcgtggtttcttttttttttttttgaacggcagatttggatcactgacggaccactagagtatcatcgtgccaccagcgtaaccacccgatcatatccatctatACTAgacataatgcctatacaccaattcaggaggaaacccaataaatatgggaaaaacccccttgtgagaatcgaacccaagaCTTATTGGCCTAAAGTCTTATctcacccccaaaataccactaggctataaagttCTTCCTCAATCACTCGATCTCCATTGTTCATTGCTCTTCAACTTAAatctaattattattatttttatgattagcaactttatttaataaataatgaACTAAAATTATTAGGATAGGCATCATTAGCATGACTgaaaagtttatttatttatttgtttatgaaCATTGAATCTGTACAGATAGATTCTTCCATGAAGTCAATTTTGTCGCATTTAATTTACTTGATTTTTAATAATAAGTGTAAATAATAAGATTCCTTGTGAAGTATTAGTGTTAATGGTGTTATAAGACGTTTATAAGCTAAATATAACTAAACACGTTCTTTTGTACACCAAAAACATAAATAAATGGTTTCTAACTAAATATAGTTAaaaactaggttatcacccgggtgCTACCCGGGTCGGAGAAAACTATTAAGATAAATATCaaatgtataaataaaataaaatacaaagtcCCATGTTACATAAATTAGTGATAAAGTGATATACAATTTAAAGACAGTCGAGTACTCGAGTCCCTTTGaagatgcatatccttcgagtTACAAAAACATTTTCCTTAGTAAATTGAGTTCCCTCTACAAAAAAAACCAACCAAATTATAAGtgtttaaatatataatataaactttagTGTCGAtactatataatataaactttGGTGTCGATACTAAGCTTGTTGAGATATTGGGACAAAAACGCACCAAGTTACTTAGGTATATATAATTCTTAATACAATCACACTATTTCAAtcataaaatcaactaaactttaTATAATTGTTTCACATCAATCTTAAATGAATCAAATACTCTAATTGACAATATGGTTTGAAACCTGTACAATCATATCTTGATAACTTGATGTATTTCGATGATCAACCTCCAACTTCAACAACTTCCCTTTGATATGTTGCTTCAAATCCATAATTGATTACCAGTTGGACCCATTCCAAATTATCTGACCAAACTAAGTCTATGGTAAATGTGTGCTTGTAAAGTGAAAAAACACATCCATTTTTCAAAAATACTTTCAAGCCATTCAATAGCTTTAAACCTTGTCATAGctacaaaaaaaatgaaaaaaaaatcaaataatcaacaacgtTTCTATTGTTTTCTTAGAAATAATTTGAAGGcaaaattttaatatatatatataactgcTCTTTGGACTTACCTTGAAGGTAGAGTAACACTAAACAATACAGTTTCAAACTTGAGCGAAAAAAACACTAAAGGATACCATTTCGTAATTATGACATCAGCGAGGACTACATAGCATACCTGAGAGATTGACACGTAGCCAATTCTATGTCATCATATAAGCTCCTTTAATAGATAACATCATGTTCAAGATAACCTCTTTCGTGTTCATGTGAGCAAGAAGAGAGAAAGAAACAAAGGATGTGTCAAACACAGTTCACATGATACAAATTTGACACCTGAACCTGTATCATCTGAACTATGTTTCACACCTCCTTTGTGTCTTCCTCTCTTCTTGCTCACATGAACACGAAAGAGCTTATATTGAACATGAGTAATAACACAGCTGTCTTCTACATCCATCGCTATATTCAAAGGGCAAATATGGTGAAAATCAAGAAACACAAGATTAATAATACTTAATGTTTTGAATTTGATGGTTGATACCTTTAAGATGAAATCGAAGTGGTGGAAACCATGGTGCAGGTGCCATCTGCTGAAAAGGAGGTGGAACCATTGTCCAGATCATTGGATTCATACTACCAGTTGCTACAAAAGACATcacaaaaacaccaaaaaaaacaaCATTATGACTGAACAATTGCCATTTGCCCCACTCAACCTATTCCCTAGTAGCAATTTTTTTAAGTTAAACCCTTGTTGGACTCTTTTAAGATAAAACAATATACATATttcatatttatatttatatttattaaatcATATATGATACCTAAGAAACATTTCACCACATATATGGGAATCATCAATAAACATTGTGTggggaaatttgaaaacttctaaatGTAAAAAATCGGCATACGGATCATCAATTTGGGCTTCAGGTCTCTCCGAGAGATCTTCACTTGTAACCCCGCTAATGCAACTTGCAACTTAAATAGCTGGAACCACCTAGTGGCAATGTGAAGAACGATTACTGATGTCGCTCAATTGATTGAATGTGTCTTCAAATGCTAATAGCATAACAAATATTCTTGAAACAAATTGTAAATATAGTACACCTGATCTCTTAATATAAATATGTTTCTACTTAGGGGTGGGCAAACGGGCCGCAGCTGCCGGAGCGTAATGAACGTATCTGGAACCGATAAGATGGGCATCTAGGGAATCGCAAACCCACATATACTTTCACACCGTTCACCCTCACGGGTCTCGTGGGTTGGTTTTGCGGTTCTAGCGATTAATACCCAGGGACATAATTGTTGACTCCTATTTCTATCTGTTATGGTTTCATGTTTTCACACCCTTAGCTTATATTACTAACAATCTAAggaaaaaaaaactttatatgttgCAAAACTAATAGAAAATATGGCTGTAGAACCTAAAGGGGAAAAAAACTGTCAACTTCAGCTACACACCAAAATGCAAATCAATTAACCTTGATAAGTCACCGaatatcaaaataaaaaacaataaaacaaatATACTAACGATAACTCCAACCACATCTAATTCAAACTTGATTCAACAATCACAGGTTTGGATGAAAAATGATGTCAAAGAGATCATTACCAAAACCCCCGAAGGAACATCAAATTCGAAAACCCAAtatccaaaaaataaaaaagagatGATTCAAGTGAAAATAGGAATCCCTTACCAGATATTCTCATTTATGATGCAACTAATTTTGACAAAATTTCACGCATTCATCAAATTAGACAGCTTTTCACCTAAATTCATAGAACCTTAATCCGACTCTGCAACAAATATTACAGCAGGCATCTACATCATAATTAAGACAAAATGAAAATACATGAAAAAACCAACAAAGTCGACCTATGACGCAGTAGTTAGGTATAGTGGTGTGTAGCTGCAACATCAAGGTAAGGAAGATGATGAGGCGAAATAATCTGATCTCCTATGACGGTTGAAATGAAGTGCTACCACATTTAGATGGTCATCACTGAAGATGATAATCTCTTCATGAAACCAAATGAAGATGAAGACACATGTCTGATGTCCATCCCGTATGTGAAATGAGAGTAAACAAAACAAAGATGTGCATTGAAGTTAGTACCATGAAAGCATAAATAGTTAAATCAACAACAAATGCAGTAGATAATCATTCTAAAATACCTCGTCTAAACCTTGAGGTGGAAGAGAGTATTGTAATTGCTTAAAAAGGCGCATGCAGGCAACACCCGCCCATTTCTTTCTCAATATTGGCTTGCATTTCACGAAGAGTGACAACTTCTTCCTCCATCTCCTCAATCGTTACTTCATCTCATCTAACTCCTACAACGATCTGCAAAAGGAATAGAAAAAGAATCGAAAATTAAACAAACTGAAGCAATTAGGGTTTACCGGTACAAATAAATAAGGAAACAAATATAGAACCATTAAGACGCCATCATCGGCGTGATGAGAATCAACCGCCTCTATCCATTTTACAAACATCACCTTTGCCATCAAACTGCTAAATATGATGCAAAATCAACACGCAATAATATGAAAATTCACACCAACAACTTCATTATCATTCGCCTAATGACTCTCTTCATTGGAAACGACTGTCGGATCATCTAAACTCGAAAAACTCATTGCATCAGTGAAGATTCTTGTCGTTACCTATTTAAAAGACACTTCTATTAAGGATGCATTTTTTTCAAAATGCTTTTATCAACCTCAATTAAACTGTTCCCATAATAAATTTGCAGAAAAAGTTAATAAATTCTTGTTCTAAGCACGCTTAACTATCATACTAAATCtaaatctaaatcaaactcagGTTGAGAACTAACCATTAATGTCCATGTCTTCCCCCATTACAACTATGTTGACTACATATTTTTAGAAGAGGACATTAAGAAAAGTGGATGTGCTGATACAGACCATTAACCAAAACGAATATGCTAAGCATGTTAACATCACAACTACACCACTTTAATTACATTCTTATTTCTTTATATGTGGGCCACTTGGAAAAGAAATTGAAATAAACAATGATATAAATaagttataataataaataaatgcCTCTTATCTATACTAAAAGCGTCCGGTTTTGAACCATCCTAAAAATGACTTGCTTCCACCTGAACTCGTTTTGACTTGTTGACATACGAAGTTGACCCATCCATATATTGGTTATTATTTGGCTCAACTCACAAGGATTAATGTTCTATAATTGATGAGTAGGGAACTGTTGTTCGTGTTTTACAGGACAGCTATCACTCAATGACCTACAATTACATCTGACAAACGTGTCGGGTCGGGTCATACAAgtttataattaaataaaatagtaTGCTTATAACATCAGAATCTAATTTTTTTCGGCCACTAaaactttaaaaataaaaaaaaaaattggttatTTCTGTTAATTTTAAAAAATGAGGTTTTTTCCTTCCCCTTTCATCATTTTTTTCCACCATAACACAACCCATATTTTTGTTCGTGTTAAAAACATTAACCCTAAGCTGTGCACACTTAAAATCATGTAACCAGCGCATGACTCGTTTAGCTCATTTATCTAAACGCGCCAAATGGGATGGCTAGTGGTAATCAAGTTGcaaatgtgttaaacgggtcgATGGATCGTAAAAAATGAGCTAAACGGATCAAAAACATGTTAGCGAGAGTCGACCAGGTTGGCACGTCGACTTCTTTTAATTAAATGGGTAAACACGACCAGTTATTAAACGGGTTAGATATGACAACCCGGTTATTTTCGTGTGGTGTCAGAAACTACCTGCCAACCAGCCTCAATGCTATTCTGTTCTCTCTTTCATTGGACACTCTATTCTCATCATAAAGTCCTTCTGGATGATAATTTGGCCTCATCTAAACAAACCCATAACAAAATTATATTAAAATTGCAAAAACAATCAATATTTAATTACAATTTTTGAAATCTTGAATGAATTTAATATAAAAGACCTGAACTTTGTGGTCTTTGAGAAATGGATGATCAAAAGCGGGCCGGTGAGAGATGTGTACACAATCAATCATATCCCCATCTAGGCTCTGTGAAATCATACAAATAATTATACATTAAACTGTTAATTAGCAGTAATATTAACATATGAATATTGCAAATATCATTTAACCAGGAAATTGTAAAGAACAGTAAACATAAATGCTTAATTGTAGTGTGACAAAGATGAAATCGAATCAGACCTAATCAAACAAAACCGAGCATTCGAATCGAATTGTTTGTCACAAAAGACGAAATCAAACCTAATCGAATAAAACCGTATcaaattaaacaaaattaaacCCTAGTTCGCACAAATCGAAAAACTTTCCAAACTATAAAAGAACAATGAGTTCACAAGCGGAATCTGAAACATATATACATCAAACGCCCAGTCAAAATAATTGAACGATTAGTACTAAACTAAAAAAGTCCTAATCAAGAACAAATCTTACCTGTGATTTGAAAAACATCTAGCAAACATGAAAAGAACTTGGTTGAGACAAATCGATGGTTTTGGGATCCAAGATATGAAGCTTTTGCAGGTTCTTAATGTTCCACCGTTACAGCGTGAGGTTAAAGGCAAGAAGAATTGCAGCGGCAGGTTCTAGAATTAGGGTTGTCAAATGAGAAAGCGTGAAGGAGAAGCTGTGAATGAAGAATTGAGAGAATTAGGTTAATTAGATTGTATATATACCCGGGTCAAGAAATCGGGTAGGGTGTCCCAAATTCGGATCCCGTGTCTGCCCGTTTAAAGGAAAAAAAAGACCCGAATTTTTGGAGCCAAAACCAATTTCAAGAATGCATGAGGTGATGCCACCTCATTTTCCAAGCCCTCATAACATGACACATAAGCccttatttatcatgtttatatatatatatagatttattttaatacagtttatttcttttatttcatttttattagtTCAAATAATATTAACCGTTATGGAAGTTAATataaaacaacttattttatagccAATAATCAACTTTCCACCATATTTTAATATGTTATATATACTAAAAAAAATCAATTGACCCCAACGGGTCATGCATTTTTTTTAGTGATGAAATCATTGGAGAATAATACGTTCAAAGTTAGAATTGTTTTTAAATATTTCCTTAGTTTAGATTATTCCTACCAAAAGATGAAAGTTATGATTATTAAAATGTAATAAATCCTTTTCTTAATGATGTATTAGGACCAGTTTGGTAAGATTATCAATTGTCTTTTTATGAAAATCCTCTTTTCATAGTTCTTTAGGACCCATTccaaaaaacaaacatttttttttcatatatgtTCTTTGATTTGTATACTTTTATACACAAGATGGAAATGAATTAAGGAAGTGTGGAATTGGAATGAAATAAAAGATTAAAAAGGATAGATGATTGCTTATTTGCTTTTGCATGACGAGTCTTTGAATCAAGGTAATATATATGTGATGGGCCATGAACTAGCTGCACGCGTGCACACACACGTACGTCCATATTTTCATCTCACTTCCAATCATATATAAACAAACCACCACATCCCACACATAACTCAACTCAAAAACTCAAAACTCAAAACTCCAAACCACCGGTCATGGacttcaccaccaccacaaccaccttcGTCTTCGTCTCCGCCACGGTACTCTTTCTCTTCACCGTACTCTTCATCAACAAATGCCGTTCGCTTGAATCACCATCATCGGTGGTAGTTAACACTAAGAAAATCCTCTTAGGGTCCATGGGATGGCCTTTTATCGGCGAAACCTTAGATTTCATCGCTTGTGGTTACACTGATCGTCCTCAATCGTTCATGGATAAACGCCGTCAATTGTAAGTGTTCAATAACATTTTTATCAGGGGTCATCATAAGACTCTCTTCTATATCGGCAAGGGCGGACCCATTAATGACTTAAGGGGGTGCCGCCCCCTTAACAAAAATATCAATGTTATTTTTACGCAAAAATCTCAATCATCTCCTTTAAAAGTTTGGTAAAAAATCCTGCCAAATACGAGTCTAAATCATgttttttttgagaaaaaaaatacattttatatgtaaaaatgGTACAAATTCTACTAATCTAGTGGCTGGGTCAACGGCCCTCTTGACCCCCTCTAATTCCGCGCTCAACATAACACATTTCATTCCGATCTTGTGTTCATCTTATTCATTTCTGATCAAACACAGGTACGGAAAAGTGTTCAAATCTCACTTGTTCGGGAGCCCAACGATCGTGTCGACTGACGCAGAAGTGAGCAGAATTGTGCTACAAAGTGATGCCAATAGCTTCGTGCCATCGTATCCGAAATCGTTGACTGAGTTGATGGGAGAGTGTTCGATTTTGCGGATCAACGGAAGTTTACACAGGAGAATTCATGGGCTTATCGGCTCATTCTTTAAGTCTCCGTACCTTAAAGCGCAAGTAACTTGTGACATGCGGAAACTTGTTATGCAATCCATGGCTGCTTGGGAAGAAGATCGCCCTATTTACATTCAAGATGAAACTAAACATGTATGCTTTCTATATCTCATTATGTCTATCTTCACCTTTTTTAAAAATAACTATATATTATGTTTAACAAATTTTAATTATACACTTGAGTGAAATTACGAAACAAAAAAAGAACTATGTAAACAATGtatttgtttttttctttaataTACATAAAACGATTTTATATATGCATAGCTATATAAAAtgaaaaacaatcaaacaaatGTGTTTATATTTTTTCCTTTGTATTTTATACCATAAGCGAAAAATTAAACTACTTTATTTATATTGACAAAACAATAATTattacatttttatttttaaatgtttttaaaattgaaaaatggaACGTTATTTTTAAGCTATATGTTTTTGTAATAATGCATTtaaatatgtatgtatgtaggccAAACTCATCCTAGGTTTTTATTTATCATACAATATTTTTTGTTTAccaaataaacaaaaaacaagttGCTTCATTTGaccatgtttaattatgttttctTTACAAACAATTATGATATTCCATTGATGCTTATATAGAATTAATTTCACAAATGTTTGGATTCAAATTTGTCGTGTTACCTTGATAAAATATGTTTTACAAAATAATTACAAACTTTTTTATGTAAAAGTAAATAAAAGCACCGTTAATGCATTGAAAATTTGTGCTACTTCTAGATTTTTATATGCATGCTTAGATATATATTAGTTTGGTTAGATCATTATTTGAAAGAACCGTTTGATGGGTTTAACACGGTTTGACATGACCCGAGGCTAACACGATTtaaatcttttttaaaaaaaaaacaaggtaTTTATTTACAATTTTACAATATTTTAGTTTCTTCGTTTGAATTGAGTGAAACATGATTTCTGATTTTGTTTTTAAATTACAAAAGCTATACCTTCGTTTACAATGTAAACAAGATGTGTCAACACTGTTAACTATTTTGGCTATTTGTGAGAAGAAAAAACAAAATCTCAAAACCAAAAAGTAGTTTGTTTGGGTGTCTAATTGTAGGGAAAAGGGGTTTAaacaaaaaaacaagttacaaaaGTAAATGTAACTTTTGATTTTTCTCAAAACATTATGATATAAAGCAATTACAGCTCTTGTTATTGGTTACATAATcattataatttaattattttgtCTACAAATTTCACCACCATAGGGTCCATGTAACAAATCATTTGTTCCCAATCTCCTCCACATGTCGCTATTAGAAAATTTTCCGCTTAATTTCTACAGTTGTTTTTTTTACAATCTTGATGTTTTATAGCCCATCAAGTAATTGTCATTAAAACTAACGGGTCGCGTTGTTTATTGTTTTGTCAGATTGCATTTCAAGTACTGGCAAAAGCTTTGATCGGTTTGGACCCAGGTGAAGATATGCAgtttttgaggatccattttcaAGATTTCATTGCGGGTCTCATGTCATTACCCGTAAATTTACCTGGAACCCAACTTCATCGATCATTACAAGCCAAGAAAAAGATGGTGAAGTTAGTCCGAAAAATTATAGCGAACAAAAGAACATGCAATGTTACTATTTCACAAGGTCCAAAAGATGTGGCCGACGTGTTACTTAACGATAAGAGTGAAAAACTATCAGATGAATTGATATCCGATAATATGATTGATTTGATGATTCCGGGAGAAGATTCTGTCCCTTTACTTATAACATTAGCCATCAAATACTTATCGGATTGTCCCAAAGCTCTCCTTCAACTTAAGGTACTTGTATCTTTAATCAACATCTCGTTATAAAttaattattttgtttttttataccTAAGCATGACACATTCATGGGTTCTATACGGGTTAACATAATTTTGTTGTAGTGTAAATTGATTTTTTATTAACTTGTTGCATGTTGCATGGACTTATAAGTAATTAATTAAGGTGACATGCACGATTAGCAGTTGTCTACTATTTAATCCACTTTTTAGGAGTTGTGATGATTGTTTATGGCCATGATCTATCTCTAATGATCATTTTCTTAATTACCCACCCACTTGATCACTATTtaattatgatgatgattaggaGGAAAATTTGGAGATGAAAAGACGTAAAAAAGACCTTGGAGGCCTAATGTGTTGGGATGATTACCTATCATTACCATTTACACAAAATGTAAGTTAAAAATAACTCTTATATGATTAACCAAAAACCACTAGCTAATTACTTACTGATGATGAGTAAACTTAATTAATTAACAGGTGATTACAGAAACACTAAGATTAGGGAATATAATAATGGGGGTGATTAGAAAGGCTATGAAAGATGTGGAGATCAAAGGGTACCTAATACCAAAAGGATGGTGTGTGTTGACTCATTTCAGATCAGTTCATCTTGATGCTAATCACCATGAGTCTCCTCACCACTTCAATCCTTGGAGATGGCAGGTAATTAAGCTTGTACTTCACGCAATTATCCGTCGATGAATTCTTTACCCATGTCATGTTTTCTTTAATTATATAACCTTATGAAAATTTG from Helianthus annuus cultivar XRQ/B chromosome 10, HanXRQr2.0-SUNRISE, whole genome shotgun sequence harbors:
- the LOC110886533 gene encoding uncharacterized protein LOC110886533, yielding MFFKSQSLDGDMIDCVHISHRPAFDHPFLKDHKVQMRPNYHPEGLYDENRVSNERENRIALRLVGSLMAKVMFVKWIEAVDSHHADDGVLMVLYLFPYLFVPVNPNCFSLFNFRFFFYSFCRSL
- the LOC110886538 gene encoding 3-epi-6-deoxocathasterone 23-monooxygenase CYP90D1 — translated: MDFTTTTTTFVFVSATVLFLFTVLFINKCRSLESPSSVVVNTKKILLGSMGWPFIGETLDFIACGYTDRPQSFMDKRRQLYGKVFKSHLFGSPTIVSTDAEVSRIVLQSDANSFVPSYPKSLTELMGECSILRINGSLHRRIHGLIGSFFKSPYLKAQVTCDMRKLVMQSMAAWEEDRPIYIQDETKHIAFQVLAKALIGLDPGEDMQFLRIHFQDFIAGLMSLPVNLPGTQLHRSLQAKKKMVKLVRKIIANKRTCNVTISQGPKDVADVLLNDKSEKLSDELISDNMIDLMIPGEDSVPLLITLAIKYLSDCPKALLQLKEENLEMKRRKKDLGGLMCWDDYLSLPFTQNVITETLRLGNIIMGVIRKAMKDVEIKGYLIPKGWCVLTHFRSVHLDANHHESPHHFNPWRWQNRDMCNGSNTCFTPFGGGLRLCPGLDLARLEASIFLHHFVTEFRWVAEDDTIINFPTVRMKNKMPIWVKRENYIW